The genomic segment AATTTGCAAAATGCCCTCGTAATCATCGGCAAGCAGCAGGCGTTTCACCTTGCGGCTGCCCTGACTGTTCACCCGTTCGCCAATCATCGTCGGGGCGGGGTTTTGCACCATCGGCAGCGAGCGCATCCCGGAGGCAGCGCGTGGTTCGCCCTCGCTGGCAGAGTGTTTGGGGGGGTGATTCGCCCCGACTTTTTCAATCACTTTGGCAAGGTGTTCGGGGCGTGTGCCACAGCAGCCGCCAACGACACTCACGCCCCACTCCACGAATTCCGCCATCATGTGGGCAAAGGGTTCGGGTTCAAGTGGGTAGACTGCCTCGCCATCGACATTGATTGGGAGTCCGGCGTTGGGGAGGACGCTGATCGGTTTCGTGGAATACTCTGTCAGGTAGCGGATCGGTTCGCGCATGTGTTCGGGTCCGGTGGAACAGTTCAAACCGATCACGTCCAATGCGAGGGATTCGAGGATGGTCAGGGCGGCGGCAATGTCTGTGCCGAGGAGCATCCGCCCGGAGGTATCCAGCGTCACCTGCACCTGAAGGGCGACACGGTTGCCGCTCTCTTTGAAATACTGATTGATCCCGTAGACAGCGGCGCGGACTTCGAGAATATCCTGACTGGTCTCGATGAGCAGGACATCGGCGCCGCCTTCGACCAAGCCTTGCGCTTGCTCGTAAAAGACAGCGGCAAGCTGATCAAAGGTGACATTGCTGAGGTCTGGATCATCCGAGGAGGGGAGTTTGCCGGTGGGTCCGATGCTGCCGGCGACAAAGCGAGGTTTGCCCGTCTCTGCCTCGAATCTATCGGCAATGCCTCGCGCAAGGCGTGCGGCGGCGCGGTTGATCTCTAGGACGCGATCTTGCAAGCCATATTCGGCAAGGGTCAGACGGTTGGAGCGGAAGGTACAGGTTTCCACCACCTCACTGCCCACGGCCATAAAGCTGCTGTGAATCTCACCGATCACATCGGGGCGGGTGATTACAAGGTAATCGTTGCAGCCGTTGAGCGCCTCGCCGCCAAAGTCCTCGGCAGTGAGGTTGTAACGCTGGATGTTTGTCCCCATCGCCCCATCATAGATGAGAACGTGATCCTTGATAGCGTCTAGATAGCGGAGGTTGGTAGGCATGATGCGTCCTTATCATTCATTCAATTGATGAGCGTGCGGTTATCAGGAGAGTGCGTTTTTGAGCCACGTCCGAATTTGTTCGCCGTGCGTCAGGTAATGGCGGTAGCGCCAGCGCACAAGCCGAGCCACCGGAATTGTTTCCTCGCGTTCGCCCGTGTGGTAGGTGATCGTCTGTGCTAAGCGTTCCTCAGAGATGGATTCAACGAGCCTGACCAGCGGCGGGAAAAGCGCCTCGAACTCTGCCAACACCTCGGTAAGGGAGCGATCCTTGTGTTCTTCATAGGTCGCCGCGTTCAAGGCGTCAAGGTCGTTCCATGTTTTGCCCGGCAGCGGAATGGCGGGGGTTTTTCCCGCAGCAGCATCCGCCAGCCAGCCGGTACCCCGCCGATCCCAAACATTCACATGGGCGATGATGTCCTTCACCGTCCAGAGGCTTGGGGAAACGGGAATAAGCATGGCTGGTGGAGCAAGCTGCTCTAAGGCGACCTCCAAAAAGAGGTGCTGTGCCTGAAGGGATTTGAGCAACCGCCCTTTGTCCAGTTGATCTGCCACGCCCCACACCCTCTCGGCTAAGCCAAAAACGAAAAAGCGCCCCGACAGGATATGGCGAGGCGCGGAAGATGCGTCTTTCCCCTACCCATCGTTGCAGAGTTGCTGCCGGATTTAGCACCTTGCCAACGCTTCGGCGGTTGCTGCGGGTTCGTAGAGCCGTTCTCTCCCCCGCTCGTGATGAGTTTTTGCAAAACGTTCAC from the Anaerolineales bacterium genome contains:
- a CDS encoding ClbS/DfsB family four-helix bundle protein, yielding MADQLDKGRLLKSLQAQHLFLEVALEQLAPPAMLIPVSPSLWTVKDIIAHVNVWDRRGTGWLADAAAGKTPAIPLPGKTWNDLDALNAATYEEHKDRSLTEVLAEFEALFPPLVRLVESISEERLAQTITYHTGEREETIPVARLVRWRYRHYLTHGEQIRTWLKNALS